Genomic window (Helianthus annuus cultivar XRQ/B chromosome 3, HanXRQr2.0-SUNRISE, whole genome shotgun sequence):
CCAATCCGCCACCCTAAGCCATGCTCCACTCCCATAGTCTTAGACTGATTACAGGTCAGTGTGTGGAGTATGTGAAGCTCTTAACGGGCGCGTGAAGCTTCTCGGGGTCGTGGCAAGGCATTCGTGtctaatttttgtttttttggatTTAAATTGACTACAAGTAGATATACTTTAACTAAACATCGTTTTTATTTAAATCTTTCTGCTGCATATTTTGTGGAATGTAATGACTGTTTTAAGTTGAAACGGTGCAATATATCAAGCAGTAAGGTGCCTCTTTTGAGACCTTATCTTAGTGACCTAACATAAACTATTATATTTCTAAGTTCTCTGAAATGACAACATTTTTTTACATGGAAAATGTGTTCATTTTATTAGTCTGATAGAAGAGTAAAAGGGAAAAACGAAAAGACAACCCCTTAGGGGTAAGGGTGGTGATCActtatcactcacaacatccaatcaagttatGCCATGTTATCAACCATTATtacatcactcacaacctttagTGAAACAAATATTGTTATTACGTGCACATACTTTTCTACAAGTATATTACAGTAAAGAGTATTTATAAATGagaattggaaaaaaaaaaatattaatacaaaaacacatataaaacTATTTTGGTAAGAATTTGATTCGTTGTCATTCATCATTTTTTTGCTAAACATGATTTTAACATCAACTATTCATTACCTCGAAAAAAGCTAATAGTTTTTAAATTTGTTAACACGTACGTACTATTAATTGACACGTACTATTAACAATATAAATCTTATGGCATTAGTTAACACGTACGTACTATTgttaatataaatattatgtaAGCAAAAGCTCGTGTTGTAAGAACTCTACCTACTCACCACCTCGTTTGCAAACCAACAACCCTCTAATCAAGATGCACGTGTTTAATTAATATCAATAGGCTGGGACTATCCGGACACCTTGTCCGCCTATTTTCACACTTTTTGAaacctagacgcctcgtatagctctatacgaggcGTACATGCACTGAATTCGATGGGGTCTCAGAGGGTGTCAGGCACGATATTTAAGGAACCCTATACGAAGGGTATAGCCCTGTACGAGGCGTCcatgtttggttttttttttggctgaaatgaggggtgttttggtgggttttggtatggtttttggatagtttttgaagatgtgtttttttgttgaaatttttttggttttaaaaaaagttttttttcttttttacactataaaaagtttttgttttttaaaaatcaactattttaaaaatcgttcttttttggttttaaaaaaaagtttttttttttttttttttacactataaaaagtttttgttttttttaaatcaactattttaaaaatcggctctttaaatatattatatcgattaaatattatattgtttttaacattttacttttttaaatattattctttcgattaaaattttatttctttcaaatattgtttccgtattatattcagggggttatattgtttccgtattatattcaaAACATATTTTGTTGCCATATTATCTAAATTTAAGACAACAATCATTAAGTAACCgaataactgaaaacaaacataaatatgacatatataagataactttttacatccataacaaaaatatataagataagtttgtacatccataataacaataaaaacaacaacaggtctatgcatccaaatccgaatctgaatcctgatgctgctgctgcggctggtgctgctgatgtggtgctcgaacctgtggaagcggtatcgggggtaatccctctctctctcgtctatccTGCTCCGCCCGTACCAGCCAACCTACCAAATCGTTGAGCCTGTCAAGCTCGGCTCGTACATCCGGATGTAGCGCAGCTCCTGGGGCATGACCTCGAATAACGTGACGTGGAAACTGAGGTGCCCCGGCAGGTGGCGGTGGCTGTGGCACTGCTGCACCGTCTAGATCCTCCGGAGGGTCCTCCACGGGCACTACATCAGCAAGATCTGCAGGAGGATGAACGGGCTCGAAATGCTCTGGTAGGGCCTCCTCTATCCATACGCCCCCTTCGCGGTTTTTAAACCGCGGGCCAACGGGGAACCTCTTGATAACCCTCATCCCCCACAGCGACGGCATACCCATCCGCGTCGGCATGATTGCCGGCGTCCGTAGATGTGGGTCCTGGTGTGGTACGAGGCCCAATGAACGGGCAATGACGGTCACGTACGCCCCGCCATACAAAAATCCGCGCTCCTGCCGGTGATGGGCGGAGGCGTAGTACTGGGCTAGACCGTGTGCTAGCGCGCACGGCCTCCtatacaacaaacaataaaggaaaAAAAGATCTGTGGTCGTACACCACTCACGGCTGTAGCCGCGCGCCAAAATAGAAGTAGCAAGCAAATGGTGCAGATACCTGCAGATAGTGTTAGCGAAATACAAAAACAGAGATTAATAAACAGTGCATATAATCACAATAATTGCCATAATAAACGTACATACCTGTATAGTGGGTCCCGAACAAACGACACCCTCCCCTTCGACTTCTCGTGCTCCCAATGATCCGCCCCCGCAATCACCTGCCAAAACCCTACAAGAGTGGGTTTTtcaaccaccactagccctgctgTGTAAATCTCAGTCTCGATCTCCTCCTGCATGTATAAACCACAATGCACCGCAAACTCTGCTAGCGTCATCGAACGCATAACGCCAGCAAGCCTGAAAGAAACCTCAGGCGGATGGGGAGCACCTGGGTACGGAAGCTGCACTGGCTCCCCAGGAGGGTGAAATGTGAATGACGAAAGGAACTCGACCAGCAGCTCCCTGTAGGTCGGCGTGTGCGCCAAATCAAAAAGACGATGCCACGGCGAATCGACAGGTATAAACCGACGCACTCTCGGCGTCTCAGCAATCTCATCCATCGCATCCCAGTCGATCGATGCATGCGATCCAACGTGCATCATCCTAAGCTTCTGGCAATGACCGGCGGCGTCGGTGCCGTCGGGAAACTCTAGATATGGATGCCCCTGCAGCGTATCCACAGGCGGTCGCCGTCTCCGTCGTGGACCTTGCTGAACCGGCTCTAAGTGAATGTCATGGCCCGGCATCAGATCGTCCTCCATAATAAATACTGTATAcgtataaaaacaataataaataaaacaataataaataaataattaattaaataataataataataataataataataataataataataataataataataataataataataataattggtaGATTTCGTTGGAGTCAACACCGCTTTAATCTTTGAAAGCAGGCTTTTTTGCTGAGCTGGGGGGTGCGACTGTAATTGTTGTCTAACAACATCTAGCTCTTCGACCACGTCAAGGGAGTCGTctatcaatttacaactttggaagttaagtttccgccagaagacgtctatgtcttcgagttgaatcggacgctctgcacggttaaaaacaatattgtttaagtaaaatgaaaaaaaggaaatatatcaCACAAGTGTTGTACGTTTAACAATTATTACCTTCACGCATGTATTTTTCTATCCTACAAGCACAGGGCAACCCACAGCTGTGCCACATttggcaaccacatgatgaatTAAAGCGCTCCAAGACATCTAGCTTCCTAATTGCCTCTCCATGCAACAAGTCAAGGGCTTTGTGGGATACTTTTCCAAGTAGGTGTTGAAACATCGGGTGTTTGTGGTGTTTCATTGTTTTTTCGATGCTTTCTCGAAAAGTCTTCCTTATTTCACCGAACTGTGTCTCAACTATATCCCGGACACAACCAACTACACGGTCCAACGAGCTCCTATCTTCGACGTATCTCTTTAAGTTGGCGtgttggctctcaactctgtttgtagtacgattaccaaagttgcgcctcttatcagtccacgcaaagacaaacatctccttatagtcttttagccagttatcgtacacgtatttgaagactcctaaaaagtaaaaataatttaataaaatttgcatAGGTGAGTCGTATGTTATTAGAAAAACTTACTAGAACGTTTGCACTCCACAAGTCGCTTTCGCATGTTGCGCAAGTGGTAGTCGTAGATGGGTATGGATGGAGACTCAATCAATGTCCCCCAGAATGACATAAATTTCTTCCAGTCGTCGTCTGTGAAGGCACCCTTGCAGTGCTTCATAACATTCTGTTGTATGTGCCACCTGCAAAGAAGCCTGAAGGCGTCTGGAAATACTTTAGCACACGCGCCCATAAGGGCTAGGTCTCTatccgttaaaatcacacgtggcTCCATACATTCATCCAACATTGACTTAACCCTCTCAAGCACCCACACAAAGTTATCACCCCGTTCTTTACTAACAACGGCATGCGCGATAATAAACGATTTGTTGGTAGGCGTCATACCAACAATCTGGATAAAGGGCATATTGTATATGTTTGTCTTGTACGTTGCATCGATCATCATGACGtgggggaatgcacgccacatgaCTCTCGAGTCCCGATGAAGAAAGAAGATCTCTGTTCCGGGTTCTTCCCGTGTCTCGTAAATAAAGTCGTTGTTTATCAGCACATTTTCTAGTGACTGCATGGGAGTCAATCCTTGTCTTTGTCCGGCTCTAATCTTCGCTACAACGTTTTGAACGTCTTTCTGAACATGAAACCTGTCGGGGTCctgcttccttatcgtttgaaatattttgcgcggctccatgttttgagctgtcagctgctcgatcagtttcatttcgcttggagtaaaccttcgcacaaacgcgtgggccgacgggtcctcacaaagttcgtggttatgttcaattgttccgtcttttatctcccaggtttcatacgggtggtttcggacagccagcaggtaaaacgggcaaccggtttttttgcttccagcttttctaagtgttgctgtactctggtgctcaccaccacgatcacattcaagccataccctcccggttcttcccccgattttctttgatcgacgggtgacaataacgaaaccatccgcatttgctatttcttgtatccgtttctttagttcatctaaggagttgaaaacctgtaacatcgacaatattaataataataataataataataataataataataataataataatataataataatataataataataataaaaataataataataaaaatattaataataaaatagtaatttaTACCGTCTTTTTTAAGTACAGACTGTCCAGAATGGGAGGTGCTTCACCACCATATCTACCatatccaccataaccaccatatcctccaacgtccgaattgttttgatgaacgtaaggagtgcccggggaaatgaattgctgatgatcaccgtctcctccgtatccaccgtatcccccgtatccaccgtatccaccgtatccaccatatccactgtctcctccgtatccaccgtctcctccgtatccacggtctcctccgtatccaccgtctcatCCGTATCCACCgtgtcctccgtatccaccgtctcctccgtatccaccgtctcctccgtatccaccgtctcctccgtatctaccgtgtcctccgtatccaccgtctcctccgtatccaccgtctcctccgtatccaccgtctcctccgtatccaccgtgtcctccgtatccaccgtctcctccgtatccaccgtctcctccgtatccactagcatggtatgagtcatctacaggggctgtttcatcaacaggaggatgcttgttcaaatctagaaacgggctgttttgttttccttgtatactagacacaacctcctcttgctcattagaatcgggaacgccagactcctccaaaatagacaaccgtatcatcattagtaaataataaactaaaacaacaagtaattaaaacatttaCGCTAATAACTGTTACCGGAACGCTTTCGTGCCCCCACTTTTCGCTAGAATACTGCCCGAAGATATAGTTGCCGTCCCAATATGATGACATTTCAACACTCCGGGATGATAAGAACGCAAATACAAATAAAAGAAGAAACAGAATGTGAGTGTTTGTTTGTTGAATGCTAGGATGTGGACCAAGAACGCACTGTAGGTTGCATTTTATGTGAGctaaagacgcctcgtataggtctttaCTCCCCGTATGCCTTTAAGTCATGTCGGGCATAGTCTCATCATAGTCAAATCGGTCAGcccaagacgcctcgtatagacctatacgaggcgtctaagtACCCTCGTATTGACCCCTCGTACAGGGTTAGACTCCCCGTATAAGTTGACTGATGTGACGTTGTACGAGGTGCAGAAGCTGGTCGGGAAAAGCAAacctatacgcctcgtatagggctatacgaggcgtctagaagGGTGTGGATTTAGGGAATAAGGTGTGTGAATATGTACACCCTATCAATATTATGTAAGCAAAAGCTCATGTGGTAAGAAATGTACCTACTCACCTCGTTTGCAAACCAACCACCCTCTAATCAAGATTCACGTGTTTAATTAAACTAGTGTTACTACCAGCACCTCACGGCGAGGGCGTGACTAGGTAAGTATTTGTCGGCACATTGTCGGCACATTATCGGCACTTCGTTACGTTAGTAACCCCAGAAACTAAAAAACGCAGAGCAAACCATAAAGAGATGATGAAGGTTTCATAACCGGAACAACCGTTGGTAATATCGAAAACAATTAGAAAGTGTAAAAGTAAAACTATACATCACAATGGAACACACTTATGCGAACATAGATGGATATCAAAATCGACATTTAATATCCAATAACTAAAATGAACAAATGCTCAAgttataaaaaaaagtaaaatggaACCTTCTTGTTAATGATAAGGGGGAGGGGTGGTCATCACTTGCAAAAATTCCATTACTCGTATCATctaatcaagttccgccatgtcatcaaccactattccatcactcacaacctttttagtggcaatggtcatcactcacaaccaaCAATAAACGCTCACACCTCCTCACATCCATTTATCACATAATAGCCCATAATGCGTGAATTTTATCACGGGTTAAAAAACATCACGCGTTATGATTTTGGTGGCGGTGGTCTTGTACATTCTCCACGCGTTGAACATTGGTTTATCACGGAACAAAAGTGTTCCACCCCCACTGCCCTAATCTAGCAATCTGTAAAACGGAACCTTCTCTTTGATTTTGTCCTCTTGTATGCCATGAtgaattagtgttttagagacaTCAAATTATTAGTGGAAAATAAGAACACAAATGCTAGCCTCTTTCTGAAAACCTAAAATCAATGTTTCATTTGGACTATTTTTGTTGGTATCAAAGTTAACGGGTCCCAAGACCATGAGGATCGAGAGTGAAGATGAACACACTCGTACTTGTAATCAGCACATACATTGCACCACTTCATTATGAACAAATGTAACAAACAGAAACAGAACTATAACTAACCGAAAGAAACTTGATATCGAAATTATGAAACTTCAACAACAAGTCACTGTTTGATTGAAAACCGGAATAATGGAGCCCTATTTATACTTGCCGAACAAGTGTGTTGTGATGGTGTACGTCGTTCAGCGAAGGGATATGTCTATTCCCCTTGATAACCGCTTTACAGTTATATCGAGAATCACACCGGTTCGCATGAAACAAGGCCCAATACTCCATGACCCAACATAGCCTAATGGACTTAATGTTTTTGACACAACTGATTATTTTGGTGGCCTCCGGCCCAAACAGAACAAATAAAAACATAGTAAATAGTTCGACCCAATTAAGAATAATAAACATAATCTATATTTCATTTGGAATATTTTAACAAAAAAACACAAATATTTACCATTAACGCCTTCCATAATTGGTCTTAATCTTAATTGCCTTGGTGGTTAACACCGAATACATAAGTCCTATGTATATACATTTGATGCGACAGTTAATTGCGGCAGTTGATGATGGTTAGATTTTTTGCACCAATAACCGTCTAACAAGAACCACCAATGATTAAATTGTTAATTACCAAATTAATTACAATAATACTAAATAATAATCATAGATTTAGATTACATTCCAATACACACCCCTAAACTAAATTCATCTTCTTAGGTGTTTTGGGAAGTGACTTGTTTGCTTCATCCACAACCTCGGCTACTTGTTTGTAATTGAATTTGCGGCTCTTACGTAGCTTCTTTTCTCCTTTCCAATCACAGACGTGAAACATAGCATAGCTCCTCATGTCTTGACCTACATCATATTTGACCATTTCATCAAATTTGTCACATCGAGTCTTAAATTTTTCTACATACAATACATCTTCCAATAAATTCTTGAATTCCCTGCAGTTCTCATAATTATTGAATTCAAAAACTTGAATAATCATAACATTCCAATCTGGTTTTGTTGAGAATCATTCTGGTTTGCAGCGGAATTGAGAGGGGCAATTGGATTCATGGTTGTGTTTCCCAAGAACAAGTATGTGCTGACTTGTTAGAGTAAATGGACAATTCGAATAGAATTCAGAATGTCTTGGTACCCGGCAAAGATTGTCGGCAAGTGTCTTATATACATCATGAACGACGGTTATGTGGTGGTTAATTTTAGTGGGAACAACAGTCATTTAAACGGTGTCTAACCAACCGACATAAGTCTTCGCTAATATTGTCACATATACATATAATCCTAAGTTTAATTATCTTAACGATACATAACATATAACTATAATTAAGTTTACATACTAACACACTCCCCTAAACTTAATTATACTTTCGAGAATGCATTAGAACGATTCGGTTTGCTTCATCCACTGCCTTTTCAACTTGCTTAAAATCGAACCTTCTTCTTTTCTGCAACCTTTTCATCCCATGCAAGTCATTACCTGCAAAGAATGCATAGTGTTCTC
Coding sequences:
- the LOC118490494 gene encoding uncharacterized protein LOC118490494, with the protein product MQSLENVLINNDFIYETREEPGTEIFFLHRDSRVMWRAFPHVMMIDATYKTNIYNMPFIQIVGMTPTNKSFIIAHAVVSKERGDNFVWVLERVKSMLDECMEPRVILTDRDLALMGACAKVFPDAFRLLCRWHIQQNVMKHCKGAFTDDDWKKFMSFWGTLIESPSIPIYDYHLRNMRKRLVECKRSIFIMEDDLMPGHDIHLEPVQQGPRRRRRPPVDTLQGHPYLEFPDGTDAAGHCQKLRMMHVGSHASIDWDAMDEIAETPRVRRFIPVDSPWHRLFDLAHTPTYRELLVEFLSSFTFHPPGEPVQLPYPGAPHPPEVSFRLAGVMRSMTLAEFAVHCGLYMQEEIETEIYTAGLVVVEKPTLVGFWQVIAGADHWEHEKSKGRVSFVRDPLYRYLHHLLATSILARGYSREWCTTTDLFFLYCLLYRRPCALAHGLAQYYASAHHRQERGFLYGGAYVTVIARSLGLVPHQDPHLRTPAIMPTRMGMPSLWGMRVIKRFPVGPRFKNREGGVWIEEALPEHFEPVHPPADLADVVPVEDPPEDLDGAAVPQPPPPAGAPQFPRHVIRGHAPGAALHPDVRAELDRLNDLIIWQQNMF